The following coding sequences are from one Lycium ferocissimum isolate CSIRO_LF1 chromosome 3, AGI_CSIRO_Lferr_CH_V1, whole genome shotgun sequence window:
- the LOC132050852 gene encoding RING-H2 finger protein ATL70-like encodes MNYNTTISDPSSSTDGFLGSGNIGGFGYGIGVSVGILLLITTITLTSYFCTRNQTTELPPPRRHRINRNALHDVQENSCIVDIGLDKATLSSYPKLLYSEAKVNHKDSTASCCSICLADYKNKDMLRLLPDCEHLFHLKCVDPWLMLNPSCPVCRTSPLPTPQSTPLAEVVPLATRPLG; translated from the coding sequence ATGAATTATAACACCACCATCTCCGATCCAAGTTCCAGCACCGATGGGTTCCTCGGATCGGGTAATATTGGAGGATTCGGTTATGGGATCGGTGTATCGGTAGGTATTCTTCTTTTAATTACAACTATAACTCTCACTTCATATTTTTGTACCAGAAATCAAACAACAGAGTTACCACCACCAAGAAGACATAGAATTAATCGAAACGCGCTACATGATGTCCAAGAAAATAGTTGTATAGTCGATATAGGGCTTGATAAGGCAACCCTTTCGAGTTACCCTAAGTTGTTGTACTCTGAAGCTAAGGTAAATCACAAGGACTCAACAGCTAGTTGTTGTTCTATATGTTTAGCAGATTACAAGAATAAGGACATGTTAAGGTTGTTGCCTGATTGTGAACATTTGTTTCACTTGAAATGTGTGGATCCTTGGCTTATGTTGAATCCAAGTTGTCCAGTTTGTAGAACTTCTCCTTTACCAACACCACAATCTACTCCTTTGGCTGAGGTTGTTCCTTTGGCAACTAGACCTTTGGGATGA
- the LOC132050851 gene encoding RING-H2 finger protein ATL70-like: MNNPTTSDPSSGTDGYLESEQIGGFDYAVGVSAGIVVLFATITLISYFCTRNQTPPRAINRNEHDCIVDIGLDEATLLSYPKLLYSEAKVNYNEDSTASTCCSICLADYKDNDMLRLLQDCGHLFHLKCVDSWLMLNPSCPICRTSPLPSPLSTPLAEVVPLASRPSVLMLHA; this comes from the coding sequence ATGAATAACCCCACCACCTCGGATCCAAGTTCTGGCACCGACGGGTACCTTGAATCGGAACAAATCGGAGGGTTCGACTATGCTGTTGGTGTTTCAGCTGGCATTGTCGTCTTGTTTGCAACTATCACATTGATTTCATATTTTTGTACTCGAAATCAAACACCACCAAGAGCAATTAATCGAAACGAACATGATTGTATAGTCGATATCGGGCTAGATGAGGCGACACTTTTGAGTTATCCTAAGTTGTTATATTCAGAAGCTAAGGTCAATTATAATGAGGACTCAACGGCTAGTACTTGTTGTTCTATATGTTTAGCAGATTACAAGGACAATGACATGCTTCGTTTGTTGCAAGATTGTGGGCATTTGTTTCACTTGAAATGTGTGGATTCTTGGCTCATGTTGAATCCAAGTTGTCCAATTTGTAGAACTTCTCCATTGCCATCACCATTATCCACTCCTTTGGCTGAGGTTGTTCCTTTGGCTTCTAGACCTTCAGTATTGATGTTGCATGCTTAG